From one Sorangium aterium genomic stretch:
- a CDS encoding GldG family protein, which translates to MERKAKAATQTGVYLAIVAAILVVANVISYGAYKRFDMTKTERFTLSKGSAHLVREGLKQDLQIDVYVTRGLPKHEAFIQDLTDLMNEYEQASNGKLHYAIIEAKTDEQRAAAKEAGLQEAAFGEGSETGQDQATITRGFMGIAFKYGSEKEAIPMLSPDQAQGLEFWITNTIREIRDKADAIDTKIGIVTGKDEIKLTDANLVAAQGGRGGGPSMRALLEHHFPFYKFEDVDLKGGDSEINKELAGLVITQPGKEFTEKELRRIDQFMMLGNKALAVFAGAVNLKASDPAMKASLNTWGLEKLLDGYGVEMKKEAILDWSRSMAIPVQTQSGQMMWFRAPGILQLQEDSRFDEKEQILDSSFPGFFRLPELSFPFPSTLVPHPEKQPEATMKVVARSTPKTTVDVSEAIDMKFSADWKPKGEYAQRAIAVTIEGKLKSAFGGQEGLGISAPAESADKGRILVLSASQFLANPFARAGNPPPMPPQMAMMGGMGGDEDLLMLSQPYAQKYLTATILAFKNTLDWMAGDSTLLAATAKMFGDTNLTYAGIEKPKQEATDDEATLAKKAEEYRAERKTVQQRVQWSLTLLPAALFAVFGLIRWRRRESARENITLD; encoded by the coding sequence ATGGAACGGAAAGCCAAAGCCGCGACGCAGACAGGCGTCTACCTGGCCATCGTGGCCGCCATCCTCGTGGTGGCCAACGTCATCTCGTACGGCGCCTACAAGCGCTTCGACATGACGAAGACCGAGAGGTTCACCCTCTCGAAGGGCTCGGCCCACCTCGTCCGCGAGGGGCTCAAGCAGGATCTCCAGATCGACGTCTACGTCACCCGGGGGCTCCCGAAGCACGAGGCGTTCATCCAGGACCTCACCGACCTCATGAACGAGTACGAGCAGGCCTCGAACGGCAAGCTCCACTACGCGATCATCGAGGCGAAGACGGACGAGCAGCGCGCCGCCGCCAAGGAGGCGGGCCTGCAGGAGGCCGCGTTCGGCGAGGGGAGCGAGACCGGCCAGGATCAGGCCACGATCACCCGCGGGTTCATGGGCATCGCCTTCAAGTACGGCAGCGAGAAGGAGGCGATCCCGATGCTCTCGCCGGACCAGGCGCAGGGCCTCGAGTTCTGGATCACGAACACGATCCGCGAGATCCGCGACAAGGCGGACGCCATCGACACCAAGATCGGCATCGTGACCGGCAAGGACGAGATCAAGCTGACGGACGCGAACCTCGTCGCGGCCCAGGGCGGCCGGGGGGGCGGCCCGTCGATGCGCGCGCTGCTCGAGCACCACTTCCCGTTCTACAAGTTCGAGGACGTCGACCTGAAGGGCGGCGACAGCGAGATCAACAAGGAGCTCGCCGGCCTCGTCATCACGCAGCCGGGCAAGGAGTTCACCGAGAAGGAGCTGCGCCGCATCGACCAGTTCATGATGCTGGGCAACAAGGCGCTCGCCGTGTTCGCCGGCGCGGTGAACCTCAAGGCGTCCGATCCGGCGATGAAGGCTTCGCTCAACACCTGGGGCCTCGAGAAGCTGCTCGACGGCTACGGCGTCGAGATGAAGAAGGAGGCGATCCTCGACTGGAGCCGCTCGATGGCCATCCCGGTGCAGACGCAGTCGGGCCAGATGATGTGGTTCCGCGCGCCGGGCATCCTCCAGCTCCAGGAGGACAGCCGCTTCGACGAGAAGGAGCAGATCCTCGACTCGTCGTTCCCCGGCTTCTTCCGCCTCCCCGAGCTCTCCTTCCCCTTCCCGTCGACCCTCGTGCCGCACCCGGAGAAGCAGCCCGAGGCGACGATGAAGGTCGTCGCGCGCTCGACGCCGAAGACGACGGTCGACGTGTCCGAGGCCATCGACATGAAGTTCTCGGCCGACTGGAAGCCGAAGGGCGAGTACGCGCAGCGCGCGATCGCCGTGACCATCGAGGGCAAGCTCAAGAGCGCCTTCGGGGGCCAGGAGGGGCTCGGGATCAGCGCTCCCGCGGAGAGCGCTGACAAGGGCCGCATCCTCGTGCTGTCGGCGTCGCAGTTCCTCGCGAACCCGTTCGCGCGGGCCGGCAACCCGCCCCCCATGCCGCCTCAGATGGCGATGATGGGCGGGATGGGCGGCGACGAGGATCTCCTGATGCTCTCGCAGCCGTACGCGCAGAAGTACCTGACCGCCACCATCCTGGCGTTCAAGAACACCCTCGACTGGATGGCGGGGGACAGCACGCTGCTCGCCGCGACCGCGAAGATGTTCGGCGACACGAACCTGACCTACGCGGGCATCGAGAAGCCGAAGCAGGAGGCCACGGACGACGAGGCCACCCTGGCCAAGAAGGCCGAGGAGTACCGGGCGGAGCGCAAGACCGTGCAGCAGCGCGTGCAGTGGTCGCTGACGCTCTTGCCGGCGGCCCTCTTCGCCGTGTTCGGCCTCATCCGGTGGCGGCGTCGCGAGAGCGCCCGCGAGAACATCACGCTCGACTGA
- a CDS encoding ABC transporter permease — protein sequence MSTTLTIAKREFRSNFDSPLAYVVICFGLIALGLIFFFMNGGFWQADRASLVQLFSWAPIGLSFLIVPVITMRLLAEEKRSGTLEMLITLPVQDHEVVLGKFLGAWGLVLVLVFSTILYPIMMFVWPWHLGALDSGPVLSGYIGLVLYSAAAVSIGLLISSLTDSQVIAFFITFLVLGFLHGVDNFADYAPSFLRDFLSFISFDTRLTPFARGMVSTRDIVFFLSVTAGSLMAAFRALERRKWA from the coding sequence ATGAGCACCACCCTGACCATCGCGAAGCGGGAGTTCCGCTCCAACTTCGATTCCCCACTGGCCTACGTCGTGATCTGCTTCGGGCTGATCGCGCTCGGCCTCATCTTCTTCTTCATGAACGGCGGCTTCTGGCAGGCGGATCGCGCCTCGCTCGTGCAGCTGTTCAGCTGGGCGCCGATAGGGCTCTCCTTCTTGATCGTCCCCGTCATCACGATGCGGCTCCTCGCGGAGGAGAAGCGGAGCGGCACGCTCGAGATGCTGATCACGCTGCCCGTGCAGGACCACGAGGTCGTCCTCGGCAAGTTCCTCGGCGCGTGGGGGCTCGTCCTCGTGCTCGTCTTCTCGACGATCCTCTATCCGATCATGATGTTCGTGTGGCCCTGGCACCTCGGCGCGCTCGACAGCGGGCCCGTGCTCTCGGGCTACATCGGCCTCGTGCTCTACAGCGCGGCGGCGGTCTCGATCGGCCTCCTCATCTCGTCGCTGACCGACAGCCAGGTGATCGCGTTCTTCATCACCTTCCTGGTGCTCGGGTTCCTGCACGGCGTGGACAACTTCGCCGACTACGCCCCGTCGTTCCTCCGCGACTTCCTCTCCTTCATCAGCTTCGACACCCGCCTCACGCCGTTCGCGCGCGGCATGGTGTCCACTCGAGACATCGTCTTCTTCCTCTCGGTCACCGCGGGCAGCCTCATGGCCGCGTTCAGGGCGCTCGAGCGCAGGAAGTGGGCGTAA
- a CDS encoding ATP-binding cassette domain-containing protein translates to MASDVMIEASSLTKRYGSLRALDKVSFEVHRGEVVGFLGPNGAGKSTTMRILTCFLSASAGTARVHGYDVFDDPLDVRRKLGYLPQRAPLYGEMNVWEYLSFVADMRGLDHSLFKKRMKGIVEVCGLAQVLGKDIGTLSHGYRQRVGLGQALVHDPPILILDEPTSDLDPNEKAEVIRYIKEIGKERTILLSTHNLSEVEAACARAIVVSKGRVVADGPLDDIRAKSGKVRYVVTVHEKKVFEGGDGYRSGARKPPTAQEVQEALSGLPGVTSVTELPTGDSAHSFQLLGALGGDIRPELFQLVVQKGWLLLEMRRDSQSLEDVFKALTRGDERKDRGRKLITDDLDDEDEASAAADDDEDDEDDEDDDSAGDEAKDGSDGGEDEGAEEEAPGKKKG, encoded by the coding sequence TTGGCTAGCGATGTGATGATCGAGGCGAGCTCGCTGACCAAGCGCTATGGGTCGCTGCGCGCGCTCGACAAGGTGAGCTTCGAGGTCCATCGCGGCGAGGTCGTCGGCTTCCTGGGACCGAACGGGGCCGGCAAGTCGACGACGATGCGCATCCTCACCTGCTTCCTCTCGGCGTCGGCCGGGACGGCGCGGGTCCACGGGTACGACGTCTTCGACGACCCGCTCGATGTCCGGCGCAAGCTCGGGTACCTGCCCCAGCGCGCCCCGCTCTACGGCGAGATGAACGTGTGGGAATACCTCTCGTTCGTCGCCGACATGCGCGGCCTCGATCATTCGCTCTTCAAGAAGCGGATGAAGGGGATCGTCGAGGTATGCGGCCTCGCCCAGGTGCTCGGTAAGGACATCGGCACGCTGTCCCACGGCTATCGCCAGCGCGTCGGCCTCGGCCAGGCGCTCGTCCACGATCCCCCGATCCTCATCCTCGACGAGCCGACGAGCGATCTCGACCCGAACGAGAAGGCGGAGGTCATCCGTTACATCAAGGAGATCGGCAAGGAGCGGACGATCCTCCTCTCCACCCACAACCTCTCCGAGGTCGAGGCCGCCTGCGCCCGCGCCATCGTCGTCTCCAAGGGGCGCGTCGTCGCCGACGGCCCGCTCGACGACATCCGCGCCAAGAGCGGCAAGGTCCGCTACGTCGTCACCGTCCACGAGAAGAAGGTCTTCGAGGGCGGCGACGGCTACCGGTCGGGCGCGCGCAAGCCGCCGACGGCCCAGGAGGTCCAGGAGGCGCTCTCCGGTCTGCCCGGGGTCACCAGCGTCACCGAGCTGCCGACCGGCGACAGCGCCCACAGCTTCCAGCTCCTCGGCGCGCTCGGCGGCGACATCCGGCCCGAGCTCTTCCAGCTCGTCGTGCAGAAGGGCTGGCTCCTCCTCGAGATGCGGCGCGACTCGCAGAGCCTCGAGGACGTGTTCAAGGCGCTCACGCGCGGCGACGAGCGCAAGGACCGCGGCCGCAAGCTGATCACCGACGACCTTGACGACGAGGACGAGGCGAGCGCGGCGGCCGACGACGACGAGGACGACGAGGACGACGAGGACGACGACAGCGCCGGCGACGAGGCCAAGGACGGCAGCGACGGCGGCGAGGACGAAGGCGCGGAGGAAGAAGCGCCCGGCAAGAAGAAGGGCTGA
- a CDS encoding aspartate kinase, which translates to MSLIVQKFGGTSVGSIERIQRAAARALATQQAGHDVVVIVSAMSGETNRLLKLASDIAPVPDAREMDALAATGEQVSAALMAIAIQAQGGKARSFLGHQLKILTDSAYTKARIKAIDAQRLHEALAGGKIAVVAGFQGVDDAGNITTLGRGGSDTSAVAIAAAVGAECEIYTDVDGVYTTDPNICKTARKIERISYEEMLELASLGAKVLQIRSVEVAMKYGVPVHVRSSFSDVPGTWVVSEEQSLESVTVTGVALDRNEARVMLVGVDDKPGVVAQIFGALAEENISVDMIIQNAPSYGLETRGTSGEVKADVTFTVGKADLPRAKLVMEKISSGVRAMSVRYEEDIVKVSIVGLGMRTHAGVAARMFQLLAAEGINIQAISTSEIKISCLVSTKYAELAVRALHDGFGLGGKA; encoded by the coding sequence GTGAGCCTCATCGTCCAGAAGTTCGGCGGCACGTCCGTCGGGTCCATCGAGCGCATCCAGCGGGCGGCCGCGCGGGCGCTCGCCACACAGCAGGCCGGTCATGACGTCGTGGTCATCGTCAGCGCGATGTCCGGCGAGACGAACCGGCTGCTCAAGCTGGCGTCGGACATCGCCCCCGTGCCCGACGCGCGGGAGATGGACGCGCTCGCGGCGACCGGCGAGCAGGTCTCGGCCGCGCTGATGGCGATCGCGATCCAGGCGCAGGGGGGCAAGGCGCGGAGCTTCCTCGGCCACCAGCTGAAGATCCTGACGGACAGCGCCTATACGAAGGCGCGGATCAAGGCGATCGACGCCCAGCGGCTGCACGAGGCGCTGGCCGGGGGGAAGATCGCGGTGGTCGCCGGGTTCCAGGGCGTGGACGACGCGGGCAACATCACGACGCTCGGCCGAGGCGGCAGCGACACGAGCGCCGTGGCGATCGCGGCGGCGGTGGGCGCCGAGTGCGAGATCTACACGGACGTCGACGGCGTTTACACAACGGACCCGAACATCTGCAAGACGGCGCGGAAGATCGAGCGGATCAGCTACGAAGAGATGCTGGAGCTCGCCTCGCTGGGAGCGAAGGTCCTTCAGATACGGAGCGTGGAGGTTGCGATGAAGTACGGTGTCCCGGTGCATGTGCGGTCGTCGTTCTCGGACGTGCCGGGCACGTGGGTCGTCAGCGAGGAGCAGTCTCTCGAGAGCGTGACGGTGACGGGCGTGGCGCTCGACCGGAACGAGGCGCGGGTCATGCTCGTCGGCGTCGACGACAAGCCGGGCGTGGTGGCGCAGATCTTCGGCGCGCTGGCCGAGGAGAACATCAGCGTCGACATGATCATCCAGAACGCGCCGAGCTACGGCCTGGAGACGCGCGGCACGTCCGGCGAGGTGAAGGCCGACGTCACGTTCACCGTCGGCAAGGCGGATCTCCCGCGGGCGAAGCTCGTGATGGAGAAGATCTCCAGCGGCGTGCGCGCGATGAGCGTCCGCTACGAGGAGGACATCGTGAAGGTGTCGATCGTCGGCCTCGGGATGCGGACGCACGCGGGCGTGGCGGCGCGGATGTTCCAGCTGCTCGCGGCGGAGGGGATCAACATCCAGGCGATCTCCACGAGCGAGATCAAGATCTCGTGCCTCGTCTCGACGAAGTATGCCGAGCTCGCCGTCCGCGCGCTGCACGATGGCTTCGGGCTCGGCGGCAAGGCCTGA